The genomic interval CAGGAGCATCGAGTGCGGCAGGCGGCCGTCCACGATGTGCGCGCGTTCCACCCCGCCGTCAATGGCCTTGAGGCACGCTTCCATCTTGGGAATCATGCCCGATTCCAACGACGGCAGCAGCTGGCGCAGCTCCGAGGCCGTGAGGGACGAGATGAGGGAGGACCGGTCCGGCCAGTTGGCGTACAGTCCTTCGACATCCGTGAGGATCACCAGCTTGGAGGCCCCCAACGCTTCGGCAAGGGCAGCCGCGGCGGTATCCGCGTTGACGTTCAGGACCTGGCCGGTGGTCTGGACCTCTCCGGCTGCCGTCTCGAGGCCGTCGGACTCGATTTCCGGTGCCACGGTGGAGATGACCGGGATGCGGCCGGCGGCCAGGATGTCCAGGATGCCCTCGGGGTTCACGCCGACAACTTCGCCCACCAGGCCGAGGTCCACTTCCTCGCCGTCAATGACGGTGCCGGTCCGGACGGCACGGAGCAGGCCGCCGTCTTCACCGGACATGCCCACGGCATACGGGCCATGGGAGTTGATCAGGCCCACCAGTTCGCGGCCCACCTGGCCGGTGAGGACCATCCGGACCACGTCCATGGCTTCGGGGGTGGTGACGCGGAGTCCGCCTTTAAACTCGGACTCGATACCCAGCCGCGCCAGCATGGAGTTGATCTGCGGACCGCCGCCGTGGACCACCACGGGATGGATGCCCACATGGTGCAGGAACACCACGTCCTCGGCGAAGGCACGGCGCAGTTCCTCGTTGACCATGGCGTTGCCGCCGTATTTGATCACCATGGTGGTGCCGGCGAACCGCTGGATCCAGGGCAGCGCCTCGATCAGCGTGCCGGCTTTGCTTTGGGCATCACTCATGGACGTCGTTTCACGG from Pseudarthrobacter sp. SSS035 carries:
- the argB gene encoding acetylglutamate kinase; its protein translation is MNTQTRETTSMSDAQSKAGTLIEALPWIQRFAGTTMVIKYGGNAMVNEELRRAFAEDVVFLHHVGIHPVVVHGGGPQINSMLARLGIESEFKGGLRVTTPEAMDVVRMVLTGQVGRELVGLINSHGPYAVGMSGEDGGLLRAVRTGTVIDGEEVDLGLVGEVVGVNPEGILDILAAGRIPVISTVAPEIESDGLETAAGEVQTTGQVLNVNADTAAAALAEALGASKLVILTDVEGLYANWPDRSSLISSLTASELRQLLPSLESGMIPKMEACLKAIDGGVERAHIVDGRLPHSMLLETFTTAGIGTQVVPDEDSEKEGATP